From Chryseobacterium joostei, the proteins below share one genomic window:
- a CDS encoding tyrosine-type recombinase/integrase: MENFKRYLELRNYQKRNITKILAMVQEYRNYIERGNLPIKYIIYLKQRKCRNNPEKNISINTINNHLFALKIYKTYQEEILHQDTYLIICRLLKRNHLPIEILSPEEVQHLFENTINIRDKAVLCCLYYLGLRAGEAVGLLLEDVDMKDGKVFIRKSKTGYQREVPIHSKALDIFEEYLKKRTHKGDCFLQGLQGNLTTAGIEFIIEKVAEKSKIKKRIYPHLLRHSIATHLLKNGMELIKVSRFLGHRSLESTQRYTHI; the protein is encoded by the coding sequence ATGGAAAACTTCAAGAGATATTTAGAGCTTCGGAACTATCAGAAAAGGAATATTACCAAGATATTAGCAATGGTTCAGGAATATAGAAATTACATAGAAAGAGGAAATCTTCCAATAAAATATATTATCTATTTAAAACAGAGAAAATGTAGAAATAATCCTGAAAAAAACATCAGTATAAATACCATAAACAACCATCTTTTTGCCCTAAAAATCTATAAAACGTATCAGGAAGAAATCCTGCATCAGGATACATATCTTATCATCTGCAGACTTTTAAAAAGAAATCATTTACCTATAGAAATCCTCAGTCCGGAGGAAGTGCAACACCTGTTTGAAAACACAATAAATATTAGAGATAAAGCGGTTCTATGCTGTCTATATTACCTAGGATTAAGAGCCGGAGAAGCAGTAGGATTATTACTCGAAGATGTAGATATGAAAGACGGAAAAGTTTTCATAAGAAAATCGAAAACAGGATATCAGAGAGAGGTTCCGATACACAGCAAAGCATTAGATATTTTTGAAGAATATCTAAAGAAAAGAACTCATAAAGGAGATTGTTTTTTACAGGGATTACAAGGAAATTTAACGACTGCAGGAATAGAATTTATCATAGAAAAAGTAGCCGAAAAAAGTAAAATTAAAAAGAGAATTTATCCTCATTTACTACGCCACAGTATTGCGACTCATTTATTAAAAAACGGAATGGAACTTATAAAAGTCAGCAGATTTTTAGGGCATAGAAGTTTAGAAAGCACACAGAGATATACACATATATAG
- a CDS encoding tyrosine-type recombinase/integrase, with protein sequence MKEFISYLRDQYHYTEKTLIEKEKQVLLWKKLCSRKQNFDRITTQELLKIIELQQKKYQLNTINAQIRSIEQYFEYLQFTGKRKDHPLNNFRIKTPKKALITGFLSEEELQNIEKEFRKRKYKKGQFSLFGKRNRIILGLIIYQGLNTGSLRELKVKDIDLEKGIIKVPEATENRLKERILPLEASQILELYRYINETRSELLKLSKTVKETEKLFILSEKTRFSSITSEIRKQINIQSLQLIRNSRINLWLKQYNLREVQYKAGFRYLRSLEYFNQTELENLKQEIEKYI encoded by the coding sequence ATGAAAGAGTTTATCAGTTATCTGAGAGATCAATATCACTACACAGAAAAGACATTGATAGAAAAGGAAAAACAGGTTTTATTATGGAAAAAGTTATGTTCAAGAAAACAGAATTTTGACAGAATTACTACTCAGGAATTATTAAAAATAATAGAATTACAACAGAAAAAATATCAATTAAATACAATCAATGCTCAGATCAGAAGTATAGAGCAATACTTTGAATATTTACAATTTACAGGGAAAAGAAAAGATCATCCGTTAAATAATTTTAGAATAAAAACACCAAAGAAAGCTTTAATTACAGGTTTTTTAAGTGAAGAAGAATTGCAGAATATCGAGAAAGAATTTAGAAAAAGGAAATACAAAAAAGGACAGTTCAGTTTATTTGGAAAAAGGAACCGGATTATTTTAGGATTAATCATTTATCAAGGTTTAAACACAGGAAGTTTACGAGAACTGAAAGTAAAAGATATTGATCTGGAAAAAGGAATTATCAAAGTTCCGGAAGCCACAGAAAACCGATTAAAAGAAAGAATTTTACCGCTGGAAGCATCACAAATTTTAGAGCTTTACAGGTATATTAATGAAACGAGATCGGAATTATTAAAACTCTCAAAAACAGTAAAAGAAACGGAAAAGCTATTTATTTTAAGTGAAAAAACAAGATTTAGCAGCATAACATCAGAGATTAGAAAACAAATTAATATTCAGAGTTTACAGCTCATCAGAAACAGCAGAATTAATCTCTGGCTCAAACAATACAATTTGAGAGAAGTTCAATACAAAGCAGGATTTAGATATTTAAGAAGTCTGGAATATTTTAATCAAACCGAACTCGAAAACCTGAAACAGGAAATTGAAAAATACATTTGA